In one Mucilaginibacter ginsenosidivorax genomic region, the following are encoded:
- a CDS encoding DEAD/DEAH box helicase, with translation MDTVAIYEDDEHEGHTYILDLPFAAITDTAILQRSGGGFDNHPSYYKQIIPEVIDIDSGVFYHEFDGDNFPEVTVVQNNSQLQLICGCNASHGRLCAHQTAVLTALVKKNELCIYFDARLRDEKLRKVAFDYGLENEPDLDPFFKVMYTDKQAVIVPRLPSLIPVTKDSLAQYGEMLLPTDAAITDKADGNTGQSMCIVLKQHKYYKYLFVELYSAQITKEGKIKNPLTLINPLDQIWSTDDHEQIKFFTGINKFQNHINSKRSAADILALKAIIKNPLQYDFYYHNTEASDNITASSIVPVKVGLLPQNVNLDIKPRGPFYEFSGQLKIDDEVHQLKDLGIRFSYFILAKDKLYLADNLQLLGIIDLMRKRPENLLIHHSKYKEFKTQLLTKLEDRISIAYQHIKPATQAQLKQQGFDTETEQIIYLSDFGSHVMIIPVMRYGEAEIPVRTKRTIHGLDHKGNEFIVKRDDDAEIALTALLVRQHPYFEEQLDNDLHYFYLHKRHFLQEEWFLNVFEDWRQHGITVLGFNELEGNKLNPNKVNITIRVLSGINWFNTEIGIRFGKTKTSLKRVQKAVRNKSKYIQLDDGTLGILPLDWIEKFTKYFNAGEVTDEDILSIHKINYTAIAELFDQQVMDEEVKAELYTYREKLANFDKIAHVEVSADLKATLRPYQQQGLNWLNFLDDFNFGGCLADDMGLGKTMQIIAFILSQRQKRERNTNLLVVPTSIIFNWQAEVKKFAPSIRMHTIYGADRIKSTVDFDGYEIILTSYGTLLADINFLKHYQFNYVFLDESQQIKNPDSQRYKAARLLKSRNRITITGTPIENNTFDIYGQLSFACPGLLGTKQYFKEIYAVPIDKFKSHKRAAELQYKIKPFVLRRTKQQVAAELPEKTEMVLYCEMKEQQRKIYDAYEKEFREYISATTSDELRKTPMNVLKGLTKLRQICDSPLLIEGGKLPGNESAKIDMLIEQIESKQHQHKILVFSQFVSMLELIKKELVSRKIEFSWLTGSTRNREAAVNEFQNNPKISVFLISLKAGGTGLNLTEADYVYLVDPWWNHAVENQAIDRSHRIGQNKHVVAVRMICPDTVEEKIMQMQDFKRSLADNLVNTDGSFLQSMSKTDLLGILG, from the coding sequence TTGGATACTGTAGCTATTTATGAGGATGATGAACATGAAGGCCATACTTATATTTTAGATCTGCCTTTTGCAGCCATTACCGATACTGCTATACTCCAGCGGTCGGGCGGTGGTTTTGATAATCATCCCTCCTATTATAAACAGATCATCCCGGAGGTAATCGATATCGACAGCGGCGTGTTTTACCACGAGTTTGATGGCGATAACTTCCCGGAGGTTACCGTGGTGCAAAACAACAGCCAGCTACAGTTAATCTGTGGCTGTAATGCCAGCCACGGCAGGCTTTGCGCACATCAAACCGCGGTACTTACCGCCCTTGTTAAAAAGAACGAGCTGTGCATCTATTTTGATGCCCGCCTGCGCGACGAAAAACTACGGAAAGTTGCCTTTGATTACGGCCTGGAAAATGAGCCCGACCTGGATCCGTTTTTTAAGGTGATGTATACCGATAAACAAGCGGTGATTGTCCCGCGCCTGCCCTCGCTCATCCCGGTTACCAAAGATAGTCTGGCCCAGTACGGCGAAATGCTGCTGCCCACCGATGCGGCAATTACTGATAAGGCGGATGGCAATACCGGCCAATCGATGTGTATTGTATTAAAACAGCACAAATATTATAAATACCTGTTTGTGGAGCTGTATAGCGCGCAAATTACCAAAGAGGGCAAAATTAAAAACCCGCTTACGCTGATAAACCCATTAGACCAGATATGGAGTACGGACGACCATGAGCAGATCAAGTTTTTTACGGGGATAAATAAGTTTCAAAACCATATTAACAGTAAACGGTCGGCAGCCGATATATTGGCCTTAAAAGCTATTATCAAAAACCCTTTGCAATACGATTTTTATTACCACAACACCGAGGCATCTGATAATATTACGGCGTCATCCATTGTGCCGGTTAAAGTGGGCTTGCTGCCGCAAAACGTAAACCTGGATATTAAACCGCGCGGGCCTTTTTATGAATTTTCGGGCCAGCTTAAAATTGACGACGAGGTGCATCAGCTTAAAGACCTGGGTATCCGGTTCAGTTATTTTATTTTGGCAAAGGATAAACTTTACCTGGCCGATAACCTTCAGCTATTGGGCATTATCGACCTGATGCGCAAACGGCCCGAAAACCTGCTTATTCACCACTCCAAATACAAGGAGTTTAAAACGCAGCTGCTCACCAAACTGGAAGACAGGATCAGCATTGCCTATCAGCATATAAAACCGGCCACGCAGGCCCAGTTAAAACAACAGGGCTTTGATACCGAAACAGAACAAATCATTTACCTGTCGGATTTTGGCAGCCATGTGATGATTATTCCCGTAATGCGCTACGGCGAGGCCGAAATTCCCGTACGCACCAAACGCACCATTCACGGGCTTGACCATAAAGGCAACGAATTTATTGTAAAACGCGATGACGATGCCGAGATAGCCCTAACCGCCTTATTGGTAAGGCAGCACCCCTATTTTGAAGAACAACTGGACAACGATCTGCATTATTTTTACCTGCACAAAAGGCATTTTTTACAAGAAGAGTGGTTTTTAAATGTATTTGAAGACTGGCGGCAGCATGGCATTACCGTTTTAGGCTTTAACGAACTGGAGGGTAATAAGCTAAACCCTAACAAGGTAAACATCACCATCAGGGTATTAAGCGGCATCAACTGGTTTAATACCGAAATAGGAATTCGCTTTGGCAAAACCAAAACCAGCCTAAAACGGGTACAAAAAGCGGTACGCAACAAAAGCAAATACATACAGCTTGACGACGGCACCCTGGGCATTTTGCCTTTAGATTGGATAGAAAAATTTACCAAGTACTTTAACGCCGGCGAAGTAACCGACGAGGACATTTTAAGCATCCACAAAATAAATTATACCGCCATTGCCGAACTGTTTGACCAGCAGGTGATGGACGAAGAGGTTAAAGCTGAATTATATACCTACCGTGAAAAGTTAGCCAATTTTGATAAGATAGCGCACGTAGAGGTTTCGGCAGATTTGAAGGCGACCCTTCGCCCTTACCAGCAGCAGGGGTTAAACTGGCTAAACTTTTTAGACGATTTTAATTTTGGCGGATGCCTTGCCGATGATATGGGCCTGGGTAAAACTATGCAGATCATTGCGTTCATATTATCGCAACGCCAAAAACGCGAACGCAATACCAATTTGCTGGTGGTGCCTACATCCATCATTTTTAACTGGCAGGCCGAGGTTAAAAAGTTTGCCCCATCCATCAGGATGCACACCATTTACGGTGCCGACAGAATAAAAAGCACAGTGGATTTTGATGGTTACGAAATTATCCTGACATCGTACGGTACCTTGCTGGCCGATATTAACTTTTTAAAGCATTACCAGTTTAACTACGTTTTCCTTGACGAATCGCAGCAGATCAAAAACCCCGATTCGCAACGGTATAAAGCTGCGCGTTTGTTAAAATCGCGCAACCGGATAACCATTACGGGGACCCCTATCGAAAATAATACTTTCGACATTTACGGGCAGTTATCATTTGCCTGCCCCGGGTTGTTGGGTACAAAACAATATTTTAAAGAGATTTATGCCGTGCCCATTGATAAATTCAAGAGTCATAAACGCGCGGCCGAACTACAGTACAAAATAAAACCCTTTGTTTTGCGTCGCACCAAGCAACAGGTTGCCGCCGAATTGCCTGAAAAAACCGAGATGGTTTTGTATTGCGAGATGAAGGAGCAGCAACGCAAAATTTACGATGCATACGAAAAGGAATTCCGTGAATACATCTCGGCCACTACCAGCGACGAATTGCGAAAGACTCCGATGAATGTGCTAAAAGGCTTGACCAAGCTACGGCAAATCTGCGATTCACCCTTACTGATTGAGGGAGGGAAATTGCCGGGGAATGAATCGGCAAAGATTGATATGCTGATTGAGCAGATTGAGAGCAAACAGCATCAGCATAAAATATTGGTATTCTCGCAATTTGTATCGATGCTGGAACTCATCAAAAAAGAATTGGTAAGCCGTAAAATTGAATTCAGCTGGCTCACCGGCAGTACCCGTAACCGCGAGGCCGCGGTGAACGAATTTCAAAACAACCCGAAGATCAGCGTATTCCTCATCAGCCTGAAAGCAGGTGGTACCGGCCTTAATTTAACCGAAGCCGATTACGTTTACCTGGTAGACCCTTGGTGGAACCACGCTGTTGAAAACCAGGCTATCGACAGATCGCACCGTATAGGTCAAAATAAACACGTAGTAGCCGTAAGGATGATTTGCCCCGATACCGTGGAAGAAAAAATAATGCAGATGCAGGATTTTAAACGCAGCCTGGCCGATAATCTGGTTAATACCGACGGCTCGTTTTTACAATCCATGTCTAAAACGGATTTGCTGGGGATTTTGGGGTGA
- a CDS encoding fibrobacter succinogenes major paralogous domain-containing protein, which translates to MKYCFFISALILMAALACKKSAAPVVSPQPNYGKVTIAHVDYRTVTIGKQTWTEQSYHYRYDPVDGPYGTSNGDYYFALGNRPDTLPTGWRVATVADFNKLTANFKYTTDFRGNNVAVAGGGIEKICGNFQWTTVEGTNALFFNGQPSGYVMRPQTADGGRRDPTSGYYLAAKYVGDRDFHNVLFYKLNPKYAGIVSVNDGTDSIATALMRFVKDN; encoded by the coding sequence ATGAAGTATTGCTTTTTTATATCCGCATTAATTTTGATGGCCGCGCTGGCGTGTAAAAAGTCGGCTGCGCCGGTTGTTTCTCCTCAGCCCAATTATGGCAAGGTTACAATTGCTCATGTTGACTACAGGACTGTTACGATAGGAAAGCAGACCTGGACGGAGCAAAGTTATCATTACAGGTACGACCCGGTAGATGGACCATATGGGACCAGCAATGGCGATTATTATTTTGCATTAGGCAATAGACCCGATACTTTGCCAACCGGGTGGCGTGTAGCCACCGTTGCCGATTTTAATAAGCTAACCGCTAATTTTAAATATACAACAGATTTTAGAGGAAATAATGTAGCTGTCGCCGGAGGTGGTATCGAAAAAATTTGTGGTAACTTTCAATGGACCACTGTAGAGGGTACAAATGCCCTGTTTTTTAACGGTCAGCCGTCTGGCTACGTTATGAGGCCGCAGACAGCTGATGGCGGTAGACGCGACCCGACCAGCGGCTATTATCTTGCCGCTAAATACGTAGGCGACCGTGATTTTCATAATGTGCTGTTTTACAAGCTGAACCCCAAATATGCAGGTATTGTTAGTGTAAATGATGGTACCGATAGTATTGCAACAGCGCTTATGCGTTTTGTAAAGGATAATTAA
- a CDS encoding SWIM zinc finger family protein, whose protein sequence is MQLTEDQIYALAPDEASKKAGRDLAGPAKWVTKGINELALWGECQGSGSKPYQTQVDLTSIAFKCSCPSRKFPCKHGLGLLLLCARQPALFTNGDMPAWVSDWISKRSEKEEKKVEKAEKPVDENAQAKRQQAREQKVSGGIAELQVWIKDIVRGGILTMPEKGASFWENMARRMVDSQAGGLAGMVRALAATNFWNEGWQSSFMDKLLQLYLVAESYQHLANINPLLQQDIRTAIGFTTSQEELKQQTGVTDIWLVIGKDSRDEQQLTVEQNWLYGIKTNQYALVLQFIARGQFGQLALSPGMFLEAELAYFPSAVPYRAIIKNYNAVRPVDLAAIQSYSGWQQVAGQESDLNSRLPFRGEMPFVVAGLKPVLYQKQWWLQDQDGGLCKIASAYQNIWQLMAISGGEALTMTVIGKENEYRPLGVWHQNNYKAI, encoded by the coding sequence TTGCAGCTAACAGAAGACCAGATATACGCCCTTGCGCCCGATGAAGCTTCAAAAAAGGCGGGTCGCGATTTGGCCGGTCCGGCTAAATGGGTTACCAAAGGCATTAATGAACTGGCGCTTTGGGGCGAATGCCAGGGCAGCGGCAGTAAACCCTATCAAACCCAGGTTGATTTAACTTCCATAGCCTTTAAATGTTCGTGCCCAAGTCGCAAGTTTCCGTGCAAGCATGGTTTGGGGCTGTTGCTTTTGTGCGCCCGGCAGCCGGCCTTATTTACCAATGGCGATATGCCGGCCTGGGTAAGCGACTGGATAAGCAAACGATCTGAAAAAGAAGAAAAGAAGGTTGAGAAAGCCGAAAAGCCCGTTGATGAAAATGCCCAGGCCAAACGGCAACAGGCGCGGGAGCAAAAAGTAAGCGGCGGCATTGCCGAATTACAGGTTTGGATAAAAGACATTGTGCGCGGCGGCATTTTAACCATGCCCGAAAAAGGGGCCAGCTTTTGGGAAAACATGGCACGCCGCATGGTTGATTCCCAGGCCGGCGGCTTAGCCGGGATGGTGAGGGCTTTGGCTGCCACCAATTTTTGGAACGAAGGCTGGCAAAGCAGCTTTATGGATAAACTGCTGCAACTATACCTTGTGGCCGAAAGTTACCAGCACTTAGCCAATATTAATCCCTTATTACAACAAGATATCCGCACGGCCATTGGCTTTACCACAAGCCAGGAGGAACTGAAACAGCAAACCGGCGTTACAGATATCTGGCTGGTAATTGGCAAGGATAGCCGCGATGAACAGCAGCTTACCGTGGAGCAAAACTGGCTGTATGGCATTAAAACCAATCAATACGCGTTGGTGCTACAGTTTATAGCAAGGGGGCAGTTTGGGCAGCTGGCTTTAAGCCCCGGCATGTTTTTAGAGGCCGAGCTGGCTTATTTCCCTTCTGCGGTGCCTTACCGGGCCATTATTAAAAATTACAATGCGGTAAGGCCGGTTGATTTGGCCGCGATACAAAGTTATAGCGGCTGGCAGCAGGTGGCAGGGCAGGAGTCGGATCTGAACAGCCGTTTGCCTTTTAGGGGCGAGATGCCTTTCGTAGTGGCCGGGCTAAAGCCTGTGCTGTATCAAAAACAATGGTGGCTACAGGATCAAGATGGCGGCCTATGCAAAATAGCGTCGGCTTATCAAAACATATGGCAGCTGATGGCCATAAGCGGCGGCGAGGCACTCACCATGACCGTTATTGGCAAAGAAAATGAGTATCGCCCGCTTGGGGTTTGGCATCAAAACAACTATAAAGCTATCTGA
- a CDS encoding DUF5691 domain-containing protein, protein MKAWEHVINAAMLGTDKPMPGNADLPDEVAIAANAIDSADTLDKEVKYLQKSALIYNYRQCGFTPLQKRDLPQNVAQPETKPYCTENAAKVLNAILDENNDALLDLWLTLCHKAGQLFLPDVLPVLLEKAEKDKSLRPSITECSGNRGLWLSRLNPAWDYFNVLPDEDIWQTGNPTERAEVLRKVRQNDPQKALEWLQQTWEQENAASKVELLKVLKTKAGPADLPWLESLLAEKGQKVKDEALILLKHIPGSSIVKQYEDLLAKAVTLKKEKAMLGMMTKISIRQELPATVDESIFKSGIEKLAGQKSSVNDEGYIIYQLMASVPPSFWEKQFDATPEQVVGYFEKYAISQIGALAKAVIRFNADSWIPYFFYKAEIHPEFVNKLPAQQRDKYLFMFMDNDAPNTVQIALRCQQEWGIEFAKAALVHMAAHPYQYNRGDFGRMIRLIPVGMLGHVERIEPKELNHQAPWDKNKNYLIKLLGLKQQTLLAFNA, encoded by the coding sequence ATGAAGGCCTGGGAACACGTTATAAATGCCGCCATGCTGGGCACCGATAAACCTATGCCGGGCAATGCCGATTTGCCGGACGAGGTAGCTATTGCTGCTAACGCGATTGATAGCGCCGACACTTTAGATAAGGAAGTAAAATACCTGCAAAAATCAGCTTTAATATACAATTACAGGCAATGTGGTTTTACCCCATTGCAAAAGCGAGACCTGCCGCAAAACGTAGCCCAACCCGAAACAAAACCCTATTGTACTGAAAACGCGGCCAAGGTTTTAAACGCCATACTCGACGAAAACAACGATGCCTTATTGGACCTTTGGCTAACCTTATGTCACAAAGCCGGGCAATTATTTTTGCCGGATGTTTTGCCTGTACTGTTGGAGAAAGCCGAAAAAGATAAATCATTAAGACCGTCAATAACCGAATGCAGCGGTAACCGCGGCCTTTGGCTGAGCAGGCTGAACCCCGCCTGGGATTATTTTAACGTATTGCCCGATGAAGATATTTGGCAAACTGGTAACCCGACCGAAAGAGCGGAGGTACTCAGGAAGGTGAGACAAAACGATCCTCAAAAAGCACTGGAATGGCTGCAGCAAACCTGGGAGCAGGAAAACGCGGCAAGCAAAGTGGAGCTGTTAAAAGTTTTGAAAACAAAAGCCGGCCCGGCCGATTTGCCCTGGCTGGAAAGTTTGCTGGCCGAGAAAGGGCAGAAGGTTAAAGACGAAGCTTTGATTTTGCTGAAGCATATTCCCGGCTCGTCCATCGTAAAGCAATACGAAGATTTACTGGCCAAAGCCGTGACCCTGAAAAAGGAAAAAGCCATGCTGGGGATGATGACCAAAATCTCTATCCGGCAGGAATTACCGGCAACGGTTGATGAAAGCATTTTTAAATCGGGGATAGAAAAACTGGCCGGGCAAAAAAGCTCGGTAAATGATGAGGGTTATATCATTTACCAATTGATGGCTTCGGTACCGCCTTCGTTTTGGGAAAAACAGTTTGATGCCACGCCCGAGCAGGTGGTGGGCTATTTTGAAAAATATGCCATATCCCAAATTGGGGCTCTGGCTAAGGCGGTTATCAGGTTTAATGCTGATAGCTGGATCCCTTATTTTTTTTACAAAGCCGAGATTCATCCCGAATTTGTGAATAAACTACCCGCACAACAGCGCGATAAATACCTTTTCATGTTTATGGACAATGATGCCCCTAATACCGTGCAAATTGCTTTACGGTGCCAACAGGAATGGGGAATTGAGTTTGCAAAAGCAGCACTGGTACATATGGCGGCACACCCGTACCAATATAACCGTGGCGATTTTGGCCGGATGATCAGGCTGATCCCGGTGGGCATGCTGGGTCACGTGGAAAGGATAGAGCCCAAAGAACTGAACCACCAGGCTCCCTGGGATAAAAACAAAAATTACTTAATTAAATTACTCGGCTTAAAGCAACAAACGCTGCTGGCCTTTAACGCATAA
- a CDS encoding ATP-binding protein — MSQILRQHAEQLFAQELEELKKQDSEKRPVNWVLSPQAVVTYLMGGKLKNGFEVSPKYIGNRRLMEIAVATLTTDRALLLYGLPGTAKSWVSEHLAAGVSGDSTLIIQGTAGTSEESVRYGWNYARLIAQGPTEEALVETPVMRAMKDGKIARLEELTRIGADVQDTLITILSEKTLPVPELNMEVQAVKGFNVIATANNRDKGVNELSSALKRRFNTVVLPLPDSIEEEIDIVRRRVESFEKVMEMPAEPPALQEIRRIVTIFRELRGGVTLDGKTKIKVPSGTLSTAEAISVVNSGLSMAAYFGNGQIKAADLAASIIGSVIKDPVQDKLVWQEYLETVVKPRNDWSDIYRACRDL; from the coding sequence ATGTCACAGATCTTACGTCAGCATGCAGAGCAATTATTTGCACAGGAACTGGAAGAACTTAAAAAGCAGGATTCGGAGAAGCGCCCGGTAAACTGGGTACTATCGCCACAGGCCGTGGTTACCTACCTTATGGGCGGCAAACTGAAAAACGGTTTCGAGGTATCGCCAAAATACATCGGCAACCGCCGTTTAATGGAAATTGCCGTAGCAACCCTGACTACCGACCGCGCCCTGCTGCTTTACGGTTTGCCCGGAACCGCCAAAAGCTGGGTAAGCGAGCATTTGGCGGCAGGAGTGAGCGGCGATTCGACCCTAATCATCCAGGGAACTGCCGGCACCAGCGAAGAATCTGTACGCTACGGCTGGAATTATGCCCGCCTGATAGCGCAAGGCCCAACAGAGGAAGCACTGGTAGAAACGCCCGTAATGCGTGCCATGAAAGACGGTAAAATAGCGCGTTTGGAAGAGCTGACCCGTATTGGCGCCGATGTACAGGATACGCTGATCACCATCCTGTCGGAAAAAACACTGCCCGTTCCCGAATTGAATATGGAAGTGCAGGCTGTAAAAGGTTTTAACGTGATTGCCACCGCCAATAACCGCGATAAGGGCGTAAATGAATTATCAAGCGCCCTGAAACGCCGCTTTAATACCGTGGTTTTGCCTTTGCCAGATTCTATTGAAGAAGAAATTGACATTGTGCGCCGCCGGGTAGAGAGCTTTGAAAAAGTAATGGAAATGCCTGCCGAACCACCGGCATTACAGGAAATCCGCAGGATAGTAACCATTTTCCGCGAATTACGCGGCGGCGTTACTTTGGATGGCAAAACAAAAATTAAAGTGCCATCGGGCACGCTAAGCACAGCCGAAGCAATATCAGTAGTGAACAGTGGTTTATCAATGGCCGCCTATTTTGGCAACGGGCAAATCAAAGCCGCCGATTTGGCTGCAAGCATTATCGGTTCGGTAATTAAAGACCCCGTGCAGGACAAACTTGTTTGGCAGGAGTACCTGGAAACCGTTGTAAAACCCCGCAACGACTGGAGCGATATTTACCGCGCCTGCCGGGACTTGTAA
- a CDS encoding DUF5682 family protein produces MGVSILGIRHHGPGSARNVKAFLELVKPDIVLVEGPPEADAMLQWVGHEGLKPPVALLCFQPDDSRQSVFYPFADFSPEWQAIIYAKKNNIHVRFMDLPAGNQTLVEKEHAVARQDIEPDAVNSDAQPFENLYKAPISYLSDAAGFADDEKWWEQMFEYRSNNDEVFDAVAEAMQALRESLPQKDKKLEQLREAYMRRTIRQAEKEMFHTIAVICGAWHVPALQGKSSQKDDNELLKGLPKVKTECTWIPWTFNRLSFNSGYGAGINSPGWYNHVWHHPADDGTLWMAHVAQLFRKQQMDTSVAHIIEAVRLAGSLASLRGLPKVGLEELNEATLSVLCNGESILLKLVHEELIVGHQIGEVPADIPKPPLQLDIEKLQKKLRLPATADYKDYTLDLRKDTDLERSVFLHRLLLLGIDWGRQQYITGKGTFKEQWRLQWDPGYSVDIIERGNLGNTVAEAAAASVLNRATEAKELNEISDLLEKSIPAELPGAIESLITQLNDLAAASADVIQLMEVVPGLITVARYGNVRKTDATMVLTIIISIITRICISLPSACVAIDEDAAQKLLELFYKLNDGINLLQDTEITALWQQTLRVIAGNKNTSPVIGGYSTRLLNDGKLLEGEQLMQYFGYAMSSATAPDIAAAWLEGFLKGSGTLLLLDLDLWHVIDNWVLGLTDEVFMQVLPLLRRTFSNFTSPERRKLGEKVKFGASTVQQRLTNDAGLDTQRALKGIPVVMELLGLSINNSTPQNGN; encoded by the coding sequence ATGGGAGTAAGTATTTTAGGTATCAGGCACCATGGCCCCGGTTCGGCACGGAATGTGAAGGCGTTCCTGGAATTGGTAAAGCCGGATATTGTGTTGGTTGAAGGTCCGCCCGAAGCCGATGCTATGCTGCAATGGGTAGGGCACGAGGGTTTAAAACCTCCTGTGGCTTTGCTATGCTTTCAGCCCGATGATTCGCGGCAGTCGGTATTTTATCCTTTTGCCGATTTTTCGCCGGAGTGGCAGGCTATAATTTATGCTAAAAAGAATAACATCCACGTACGGTTTATGGATTTGCCGGCGGGTAACCAGACGCTGGTAGAGAAGGAGCATGCTGTTGCCCGGCAGGATATTGAACCGGATGCGGTTAACTCCGATGCGCAGCCTTTCGAAAATCTGTATAAAGCGCCGATAAGCTATTTATCAGATGCCGCCGGCTTTGCCGACGATGAAAAGTGGTGGGAGCAGATGTTTGAATACCGCTCAAACAACGATGAGGTATTTGACGCCGTAGCCGAAGCTATGCAGGCTCTTCGGGAAAGCCTGCCCCAAAAAGATAAAAAATTGGAACAACTGCGGGAAGCGTATATGCGCCGCACCATCCGTCAGGCCGAAAAGGAGATGTTCCACACCATCGCCGTTATTTGTGGTGCATGGCATGTGCCTGCGCTGCAAGGCAAATCGTCGCAAAAAGATGATAACGAACTGTTAAAAGGCCTGCCCAAAGTAAAAACCGAATGCACCTGGATTCCCTGGACATTTAACCGCCTGAGCTTTAACAGCGGCTATGGTGCGGGGATAAACTCACCAGGATGGTACAACCACGTTTGGCACCACCCCGCGGATGATGGCACATTGTGGATGGCCCATGTTGCCCAATTGTTTCGCAAGCAGCAGATGGATACCTCGGTTGCCCATATTATTGAAGCGGTGCGTTTAGCAGGCTCTTTAGCTTCCCTACGTGGTCTGCCAAAGGTTGGGTTGGAGGAACTGAACGAGGCTACGCTAAGCGTGCTTTGCAACGGCGAAAGTATTTTACTGAAACTGGTACATGAAGAGTTGATTGTTGGCCACCAGATAGGTGAGGTGCCGGCGGATATCCCCAAGCCGCCGCTACAGTTAGATATTGAAAAACTGCAAAAGAAACTCCGGCTTCCCGCCACTGCCGATTACAAAGATTATACCCTGGACCTGCGTAAAGATACCGACCTGGAACGAAGCGTATTTTTGCACCGCCTTTTACTGTTAGGGATTGATTGGGGCCGCCAGCAATATATCACCGGCAAGGGCACCTTCAAAGAACAATGGCGCCTGCAATGGGATCCCGGTTATTCGGTAGATATCATCGAGCGGGGCAACCTGGGCAACACCGTTGCCGAAGCAGCCGCTGCCAGCGTGCTTAACCGCGCCACTGAAGCCAAAGAACTTAATGAAATCAGCGACTTGCTTGAAAAAAGCATCCCCGCCGAATTACCCGGGGCGATTGAGTCGTTGATCACTCAGCTAAACGATTTAGCAGCCGCCTCAGCCGATGTAATTCAGCTAATGGAGGTAGTGCCGGGGCTTATCACCGTGGCCCGTTACGGCAACGTGCGCAAAACGGATGCTACGATGGTATTAACTATTATCATCAGTATTATCACCCGTATTTGCATCAGCCTGCCCAGCGCCTGTGTAGCCATTGATGAAGATGCCGCCCAAAAACTCCTGGAACTATTTTACAAACTAAACGACGGCATTAACCTGTTACAGGATACAGAGATCACCGCCCTTTGGCAACAAACATTACGGGTGATTGCGGGCAATAAAAATACATCACCGGTAATTGGGGGCTACAGTACCCGGCTGCTCAATGATGGTAAATTATTAGAGGGCGAACAGTTGATGCAATACTTCGGCTACGCCATGTCGTCGGCAACTGCGCCGGATATTGCTGCGGCCTGGCTCGAGGGATTTTTAAAAGGCAGCGGCACTTTGTTGTTACTCGATCTGGATCTTTGGCACGTGATAGACAATTGGGTGTTGGGTTTAACGGATGAGGTATTTATGCAGGTGCTGCCGCTGCTCCGCCGCACGTTTTCCAACTTTACCAGCCCCGAACGGAGGAAGCTGGGGGAAAAGGTGAAGTTTGGTGCGTCAACGGTGCAGCAACGGTTAACCAACGATGCCGGATTGGATACCCAACGGGCATTGAAAGGTATCCCGGTGGTCATGGAATTATTAGGTTTATCTATAAACAATAGCACCCCCCAAAATGGAAACTGA